A single region of the Elgaria multicarinata webbii isolate HBS135686 ecotype San Diego chromosome 14, rElgMul1.1.pri, whole genome shotgun sequence genome encodes:
- the PLA2G15 gene encoding phospholipase A2 group XV, which produces MVSPAGSRRRKRLAFPLALLLVALLCSPQGAGCLPRGRPPGGGKGRSPGPPVLLVPGDLGNQLEAKLDKPSVVHYACKKKTDSYFTIWLNLELLLPYFIDCWVDNIRLVYNQTSGTTRSPDGVDIRVPGFGQTFPLEFLDPSKRSVGTYFYTLVKTLVNLGYQRDEDIRGAPYDWRKAPNENEDYFVAVRKLIEIMYEEHGEPVVLIAHSMGNMYILYFLNHQPQDWKDKYIRDFVSLGAPWGGVSKTLRVLASGDNNRISVISSLKIRDQQRSAVSTSWLLPYNYTWSPDKIFVSTPSANYTIRDYHKFYTDIDFEDGWQMREETEALVYKMTPPGVRIHCLYGTGVDTPDSFFYDTFPDKEPKTFYGDGDGTVNLESALQCKKWVGQQKQEVILYELPKSEHIDMLYDPVTISYVKKVLFAS; this is translated from the exons ATGGTGTCTCCGGCTGGCTCGAGGCGGAGGAAGCGGCTCGCCTTCCCGCTGGCCCTGCTGCTCGTGGCCCTGCTGTGCTCGCCTCAGGGCGCCGGCTGCCTGCCTCGGGGGCGGCCCCCGGGCGGGGGCAAGGGCAGGTCCCCCGGGCCCCCGGTCCTACTGG TGCCAGGAGATTTGGGCAACCAGCTAGAAGCGAAGTTGGACAAACCTTCCGTGGTGCATTATGCTTGCAAAAAGAAGACGGACAGTTACTTCACGATATGGCTGAATTTAGAATTGCTGCTTCCTTATTTTATTGACTGCTGGGTAGATAATATCAG GCTGGTGTACAATCAAACTAGTGGAACCACTCGGTCACCAGATGGGGTCGATATCAGAGTTCCTGGATTTGGACAGACATTTCCTTTGGAATTCCTTGATCCTAGTAAAAGAAGTGTTG GTACTTATTTCTACACACTGGTGAAGACTCTGGTAAACTTGGGCTACCAACGGGATGAAGATATTAGAGGTGCTCCCTACGATTGGCGGAAGGCCCCAA ATGAGAATGAAGACTACTTTGTGGCCGTCCGGAAACTGATAGAGATAATGTATGAAGAGCATGGCGAGCCAGTGGTCTTAATTGCCCACAGCATGGGAAATATGTACATTCTCTACTTCCTCAACCATCAGCCTCAAGATTGGAAAGACAAATACATAAGGGATTTTGTATCTCTGGGCGCTCCATGGGGAGGAGTATCTAAAACTCTTCGAGTACTTGCGTCAG GTGACAACAACCGGATCTCCGTCATCAGTTCCCTTAAGATCAGAGACCAGCAGAGATCAGCAGTTTCAACCAGCTGGTTGCTCCCTTACAACTATACATGGTCTCCAGATAAGATCTTTGTCAGCACGCCATCTGCAAACTATACTATCCGGGATTACCACAAGTTCTATACTGACATTGACTTTGAAGATGGATGGCAGATGAGAGAGGAGACAGAAGCCTTGGTCTACAAGATGACCCCTCCAGGGGTGCGCATACATTGTCTTTATGGCACTGGGGTAGACACTCCTGACTCATTCTTCTATGACACCTTCCCAGACAAGGAGCCTAAGACCTTCTACGGAGATGGTGATGGAACAGTGAACTTGGAAAGTGCCTTGCAGTGTAAGAAGTGGGTGGGTCAGCAGAAACAGGAGGTGATACTCTATGAGCTGCCGAAAAGTGAGCACATTGACATGCTCTATGATCCCGTAACAATTTCCTACGTAAAAAAGGTTCTCTTTGCCTCTTGA